In Ectothiorhodospiraceae bacterium 2226, a single window of DNA contains:
- a CDS encoding universal stress protein, producing the protein MKVERILCPVDFSPASDAATAYAIDLAKRLGARIGLMHTVYANAGGAYADTLDLNRFYTMMRGEAQARMRRAQERYADAGVDLEPLLHEGPVVEELRHAAAEWKADLVVMATHGRHGFRRWVLGSTAEGLLRALPMPILTLTEPEAQRARSRLAHVVAAVDFPLEPEAAVLEAALGLAARHGARLTLLHVLHGVSTGVRQHYEQILMEALEQRLLATVPPDLKELGAVNVVVEAGAADQRLVEWAAREDVDLLVLGGRPKGTMARAVAGATLERLVREAKCPVLTVPAQPQ; encoded by the coding sequence ATGAAGGTAGAACGCATACTCTGTCCCGTGGATTTCAGCCCCGCCTCGGACGCGGCCACGGCCTACGCGATCGACCTGGCGAAACGTCTAGGCGCGCGCATCGGCCTGATGCACACCGTCTACGCCAATGCAGGCGGCGCCTACGCCGACACGCTCGACCTCAACCGCTTCTACACCATGATGCGGGGCGAGGCGCAGGCACGCATGCGCCGCGCCCAGGAGCGCTACGCCGACGCGGGCGTGGACCTCGAGCCTCTGCTGCACGAAGGTCCGGTGGTCGAGGAGCTGCGCCACGCCGCAGCGGAGTGGAAAGCCGACCTGGTGGTGATGGCCACGCACGGCCGCCACGGCTTCCGGCGCTGGGTGCTCGGCTCGACCGCCGAGGGGCTGCTACGCGCCCTGCCGATGCCCATCCTCACCCTCACCGAGCCGGAGGCTCAGCGTGCGCGCAGTCGGCTCGCACACGTGGTGGCCGCGGTGGACTTCCCGCTCGAGCCGGAAGCCGCCGTGCTGGAGGCAGCCCTCGGGCTCGCGGCGCGCCATGGCGCCCGCCTCACACTGTTGCATGTCCTGCATGGCGTCAGTACCGGCGTGCGCCAGCACTACGAACAGATCTTGATGGAGGCGCTGGAACAGCGGCTATTGGCGACCGTGCCCCCGGACCTCAAGGAACTGGGGGCGGTTAACGTCGTGGTCGAGGCGGGGGCCGCCGATCAGCGCCTCGTGGAATGGGCCGCGCGCGAAGACGTGGACCTGCTGGTGCTGGGCGGCAGGCCCAAGGGGACCATGGCGCGCGCGGTCGCCGGTGCGACGTTGGAACGTTTGGTCCGCGAGGCGAAGTGCCCGGTGCTGACGGTGCCCGCGCAGCCGCAGTGA
- a CDS encoding TolC family protein: MILIDVRRVAVRGAVVLAGLLCVSAAAAEWTLESSIARALAVAPEVAAAAAGREAQQGALRQAGAWPNPSVELRADDRLARELGGGGRDLTQIAITQPLPLGRIKPRQAVAAAGVRVAEAAEQAERLGLERRVAEAFHRLQRDQALLALARGNAEDAAAFAHAGARRAAAGDVSRREALRLEVMAAQAAQAVEQAEGEWAESAYALAALLALAPDELGALAPLTVPPPPAALEHFAQGAADHPSLHHEQGRQAVLTAERAVARAEALPGVSLTLYRERDVFAGSREPVTGAGLTVELPLWDRRGGRRDELAALGRAQRERVRTLERDLQAELRVSHLHLTHLVDQARHHRGAVLEPAREVRALTERGYQRGEVDLPALIDAVETARAAEGRQQQLLADAWLELAALRHAAGEALHAVTTTDFEEAGR; the protein is encoded by the coding sequence ATGATCCTGATTGATGTGCGCCGCGTAGCGGTGCGGGGTGCCGTGGTGCTCGCCGGCCTACTGTGCGTGAGCGCAGCGGCGGCAGAGTGGACATTGGAATCGAGCATTGCGCGTGCGCTGGCGGTGGCGCCCGAGGTGGCGGCGGCCGCCGCCGGGCGCGAGGCGCAGCAGGGCGCCCTGCGCCAGGCCGGCGCCTGGCCCAACCCCTCGGTGGAACTGCGTGCCGACGACCGGCTCGCGCGCGAGCTCGGCGGCGGCGGGCGCGACCTGACCCAGATCGCGATCACCCAGCCGCTGCCGCTCGGGCGCATCAAGCCCCGGCAGGCGGTGGCGGCGGCCGGCGTGCGCGTCGCCGAGGCGGCGGAGCAGGCCGAACGCCTGGGGCTCGAGCGCCGCGTGGCCGAGGCCTTTCACCGCCTGCAGCGCGATCAGGCCCTGCTCGCGCTGGCGCGGGGCAACGCCGAGGACGCCGCGGCCTTTGCGCACGCGGGGGCGCGCCGCGCGGCGGCGGGCGACGTCTCCCGCCGCGAGGCATTGCGGCTGGAGGTCATGGCGGCGCAGGCGGCCCAGGCGGTGGAGCAGGCCGAGGGTGAGTGGGCCGAGTCGGCCTATGCGCTGGCCGCGTTGCTGGCGCTGGCCCCCGACGAACTTGGCGCGCTGGCGCCGCTCACCGTGCCGCCGCCGCCCGCGGCACTGGAGCACTTTGCCCAAGGCGCGGCGGACCACCCCAGCCTGCATCACGAGCAAGGCCGGCAGGCCGTGCTGACCGCCGAACGCGCCGTGGCCCGCGCCGAGGCCCTGCCCGGCGTCAGCCTGACCCTGTATCGCGAGCGGGACGTGTTCGCGGGTTCGCGCGAGCCGGTGACCGGCGCGGGCCTGACCGTCGAGCTGCCGCTGTGGGACCGGCGCGGCGGCCGTCGGGACGAGCTCGCGGCCCTGGGCCGCGCGCAGCGCGAACGCGTCCGCACGCTCGAGCGCGACTTGCAGGCCGAGCTGCGCGTGAGTCATCTGCATCTCACCCATCTCGTCGACCAAGCCCGGCACCATCGCGGCGCCGTGCTCGAGCCCGCGCGCGAGGTGCGCGCGCTCACCGAGCGCGGCTATCAGCGCGGCGAGGTGGATCTGCCCGCGCTGATCGACGCGGTGGAGACGGCGCGCGCCGCCGAGGGGCGTCAGCAACAACTGCTGGCCGACGCCTGGCTGGAACTTGCCGCCCTGCGCCATGCCGCGGGCGAGGCGCTCCATGCGGTTACGACAACTGATTTTGAGGAGGCCGGCCGATGA
- a CDS encoding DUF1043 family protein codes for MSPLVWLLMLVLIAAAGAAGYYFGRTSSDQTRRVQRLEQDLEHAQADLARYQEEVTRHFGKTAHLFNNLTSTYRTLYEHLALGSHILTKGDTPRLEGEVPKGELAEEPLEADAERLPPEPWADGGREGMAPDEAEAVERPLESEAVGQEARDAAPPPPDTDEVAAPTSPAEEGEVPRPADAKPAEQSEESTRPSAAQRTP; via the coding sequence ATGTCCCCGTTGGTTTGGTTGTTGATGCTGGTCCTGATCGCGGCAGCCGGTGCGGCCGGCTACTACTTCGGTCGCACGAGTTCCGATCAGACGCGCCGGGTACAGCGCCTGGAGCAGGACCTGGAGCATGCGCAGGCCGATCTCGCCCGTTACCAGGAGGAGGTGACGCGCCATTTCGGCAAGACCGCTCACCTGTTCAACAACCTGACCTCCACCTACCGCACCCTGTACGAACACCTGGCCTTGGGTTCGCACATCCTGACCAAGGGCGACACGCCGCGCTTGGAGGGCGAGGTCCCCAAAGGGGAGTTGGCCGAAGAGCCTCTGGAGGCCGATGCCGAACGCCTGCCGCCTGAGCCTTGGGCGGATGGCGGGCGTGAGGGGATGGCCCCGGATGAGGCCGAGGCCGTCGAGCGTCCCCTCGAGAGCGAGGCGGTCGGGCAGGAGGCGCGGGACGCCGCACCGCCGCCCCCTGACACCGACGAGGTGGCGGCGCCCACGTCGCCCGCCGAGGAAGGCGAGGTGCCGCGTCCGGCGGATGCGAAGCCCGCCGAGCAGTCGGAGGAGTCGACAAGGCCCTCAGCCGCACAGCGAACCCCCTGA
- a CDS encoding MFS transporter, whose amino-acid sequence MSPYERRAALGLGGIYALRMLGLFLILPVFALYAEDLHGVTPFLVGMAIGVYGLTQAVFQIPFGLLSDRVGRKRVIVLGLLIFALGSVVAALADTIWLVIFGRALQGAGAVAAALMALAADLTREEQRVKAMAIIGASIGTSFAAAMVLGPVLGAWIGVQGIFWTTAALALLGIGVLYVVVPAPPVSRVHADAQTVPAQLGQVLRAPELLRLDAGILLLHLILTASFVVIPLVLRDTVGLPAAQHWQVYLGVMVLSLVAMVPFVIVAERKRRLKQFFLGAIVLLGVAQLGLAVMPSTLLTMFVLLWLFFAAFNLLEASLPSLIAKIAPAQHKGSAMGVYTSSQFLGAFLGGALGGSLYGAVGAQGVFLACAGLALLWLALAAGMADPRYLSSQLLRVGALSDAEAAALVRRLRAVAGVAEAVIPPGDEVAYLKVDRHRLDQQALQRIASERG is encoded by the coding sequence ATGAGCCCCTACGAACGCCGCGCCGCTCTCGGTCTGGGGGGTATTTACGCGCTGCGCATGCTGGGCCTGTTCCTGATCCTGCCGGTCTTCGCGCTCTACGCCGAAGACCTGCACGGCGTCACGCCGTTCCTGGTCGGTATGGCCATCGGCGTCTACGGCCTCACCCAGGCCGTGTTCCAGATCCCTTTCGGCCTGCTGTCGGATCGGGTGGGGCGCAAGCGCGTGATCGTGCTCGGGTTGTTGATTTTCGCGCTGGGCAGCGTGGTCGCCGCGCTGGCGGATACCATCTGGCTGGTGATCTTCGGCCGTGCCCTGCAGGGGGCGGGCGCGGTCGCCGCTGCGCTCATGGCGCTCGCCGCAGACCTCACCCGCGAGGAGCAGCGGGTGAAGGCGATGGCCATCATCGGCGCGAGTATCGGCACATCCTTCGCCGCGGCCATGGTGCTGGGGCCCGTGCTCGGCGCCTGGATCGGCGTGCAAGGGATCTTCTGGACGACCGCGGCGCTCGCGCTGCTCGGGATCGGGGTGCTCTACGTGGTGGTGCCCGCGCCCCCGGTATCGCGCGTGCACGCCGATGCGCAAACCGTCCCGGCCCAACTCGGCCAGGTGCTGCGCGCGCCCGAGCTGCTGCGCCTCGACGCCGGAATTCTGCTGCTGCACCTGATTCTCACCGCGAGCTTCGTGGTTATCCCGCTGGTGTTGCGTGACACCGTGGGCCTGCCCGCGGCGCAGCATTGGCAGGTGTACCTCGGGGTCATGGTGCTGTCGCTGGTGGCAATGGTGCCGTTCGTGATCGTCGCCGAGCGCAAGCGCCGGCTGAAACAGTTCTTCCTCGGCGCCATCGTGCTGCTCGGCGTGGCCCAGCTGGGGCTGGCGGTGATGCCGAGCACCTTGCTGACGATGTTCGTATTGCTGTGGCTGTTCTTCGCCGCCTTCAATTTGCTGGAAGCTTCCCTGCCCTCCTTGATCGCCAAGATCGCGCCGGCTCAGCACAAGGGGAGCGCGATGGGTGTGTACACGAGCTCGCAGTTCCTGGGGGCCTTTCTCGGCGGCGCGCTGGGCGGGTCGCTGTATGGCGCCGTGGGGGCGCAGGGTGTGTTCCTGGCCTGCGCGGGGCTGGCCTTGCTGTGGCTCGCGCTGGCCGCCGGCATGGCCGACCCGCGTTACCTATCCAGTCAGTTGCTGCGGGTCGGCGCGCTCAGCGATGCCGAGGCCGCGGCTCTGGTGAGGCGCCTGCGCGCGGTGGCGGGGGTCGCCGAGGCCGTGATCCCGCCCGGCGACGAGGTGGCGTACTTGAAAGTCGATCGTCATAGGCTCGATCAGCAGGCATTACAGCGGATAGCGTCGGAACGGGGCTGA
- the ssb gene encoding single-stranded DNA-binding protein: MARGINKVILVGNLGADPETRYMPSGGAVTNVRLATSESWKDKQTGEQQERTEWHRVVFFNRLAEIAAEYLRKGSQVYIEGSLRTRKWQDNDGKDRYSTEIVASEMQMLGGRQGSGGGGGGFGDEGDFGGGRSSSSGQGRREAPAASSTPDFDDDIPF, translated from the coding sequence ATGGCACGCGGTATCAACAAAGTCATTCTCGTCGGCAATCTGGGGGCGGATCCGGAGACGCGCTACATGCCCAGCGGTGGTGCGGTCACCAACGTGCGCCTCGCCACCTCGGAGAGTTGGAAAGACAAGCAGACCGGCGAGCAGCAGGAGCGCACCGAGTGGCACCGCGTGGTGTTCTTCAACCGCCTGGCCGAGATTGCGGCCGAGTATCTGCGCAAGGGATCGCAGGTCTATATCGAAGGCAGCCTGCGCACGCGCAAGTGGCAGGATAACGACGGCAAGGACCGCTACAGCACCGAGATCGTCGCCAGCGAGATGCAGATGCTCGGTGGCCGTCAGGGCAGCGGTGGCGGTGGCGGTGGCTTCGGCGACGAGGGCGATTTCGGTGGCGGCCGCAGCAGCAGCAGCGGTCAGGGTCGGCGCGAGGCGCCCGCGGCCAGCAGCACGCCCGATTTCGACGACGACATCCCGTTCTAA
- a CDS encoding SO_0444 family Cu/Zn efflux transporter, with amino-acid sequence MIVLYQILEVALTAAPWLLLGLLAAGMIKGLLPESALRRWLGGSGLSPIARAAVIGAPLPLCSCGAIPTALALHRGGAGRGPTTAFLIGTPGIGVDSVAITYALLGPFMALARALGAVATALATGLLVATSPARPAAAAPAADSGCSGGSCGAGSCGAPAPGAPPAPPGVVARLRAGVVYAYTDVLDDISLWLLAGLLVAGVLMALVPPQALATYAGGPAAMLLMAVIGIPLYICATAATPIGAAMLVAGVSPGTVLVFLLAGPVTSLATLGAVRREMGSAVLVRYLVGIVVSAIALGLVADALVAAAQVDIPRQVAVAQELLPRWLQVTSLVLLVMLAVRPVRRAAGRLLPA; translated from the coding sequence GTGATCGTGTTGTATCAGATACTGGAGGTCGCGCTAACGGCGGCGCCATGGTTGCTGTTGGGGCTGTTGGCGGCGGGCATGATCAAGGGCTTGCTGCCGGAGTCCGCGCTCCGGCGGTGGCTCGGCGGCAGCGGGCTGAGCCCCATTGCGCGCGCCGCCGTGATCGGTGCGCCGCTGCCGCTGTGCTCCTGCGGCGCCATCCCCACCGCGCTCGCGTTGCACCGCGGCGGCGCGGGGCGCGGCCCGACCACGGCCTTTCTGATCGGCACGCCCGGGATCGGTGTCGATTCGGTCGCCATCACCTACGCCTTACTCGGCCCCTTCATGGCGCTGGCGCGTGCGCTCGGCGCCGTGGCCACCGCGCTGGCCACCGGCCTGCTGGTGGCGACGAGCCCCGCGCGTCCCGCCGCCGCGGCGCCGGCCGCGGACAGCGGGTGTAGCGGGGGCAGTTGCGGCGCCGGGAGCTGCGGCGCGCCCGCTCCCGGGGCGCCGCCAGCGCCGCCGGGTGTCGTGGCGCGTTTGCGCGCGGGGGTAGTGTATGCCTACACCGACGTGCTGGACGACATCAGTCTGTGGCTGCTGGCGGGTCTCCTCGTGGCCGGTGTGCTGATGGCGCTGGTCCCGCCCCAGGCGCTGGCGACCTATGCCGGCGGCCCCGCGGCCATGCTGCTGATGGCCGTGATCGGCATTCCCCTGTACATCTGCGCCACGGCCGCCACGCCCATCGGGGCCGCCATGTTGGTGGCCGGCGTCTCGCCGGGCACCGTGCTGGTGTTCCTGCTCGCCGGTCCGGTGACCAGCCTCGCCACGCTGGGTGCGGTGCGGCGCGAGATGGGCAGTGCGGTGCTGGTGCGCTACCTTGTCGGTATCGTGGTGAGCGCCATCGCGCTCGGGTTGGTGGCCGATGCGCTGGTCGCGGCCGCGCAGGTGGACATCCCGCGCCAAGTCGCGGTGGCTCAGGAACTCCTGCCCAGGTGGCTGCAGGTCACGTCCCTCGTGCTGCTCGTGATGTTGGCGGTGCGGCCGGTGCGCCGCGCCGCGGGCCGCTTGTTGCCGGCCTGA
- the uvrA gene encoding excinuclease ABC subunit UvrA, whose amino-acid sequence MDTIVIRGARTHNLKNIDLELPRDKLIVITGLSGSGKSSLAFDTIYAEGQRRYVESLSAYARQFLAIMEKPDVDHIEGLSPAISIEQKSTSHNPRSTVGTITEIYDYLRLLFARAGEPRCPRHDTVLAAQTVSQMVDATLALPDGARLALLAPLISDRKGEHREVLDELRAQGYLRARVDGRIVELDGAEPLDPKRKHTIEVVVDRFKVRPDLAQRLADSFETALHLGDGLARVAFLDEAQDDLVYSAKFACPLCGFSVPELEPRMFSFNNPAGACPECDGLGVTQFIDPARVVVHPDIGLGGGAIRGWDRRNAYYFHILSSLARHYGFDLDTPWQELPAHLQEIVLHGSGEERIAFTQLGEDGKPQRRETPFEGVIPNIARRHRETTSMVVREELGKFFNQHSCPSCGGARLNEAARHVFVAEHTLPDLTALPVGRAQAFFAQLELPGSRGAIAQKVVKEIAQRLDFLVNVGLDYLTLERSADTLSGGEAQRIRLASQIGAGLVGVMYILDEPSIGLHQRDNERLLNTLTYLRDLGNTVIVVEHDEDAIRCADWVVDIGPGAGVHGGEIVAQGTPAQIMRHPNSLTGQYLSGRRRIPVPDQRHAPDPSRMLCIRGARGNNLKGTDVDIPVGLMTAVTGVSGSGKSTLINDTLYRHAAVTLNGASENPAPCAALTGLQHFDKVVDIDQSPIGRTPRSNPATYTGLFTPIRELFAGVPESRARGYGPGRFSFNVKGGRCEACQGDGLIKVEMHFLPDVYVACDVCKGRRYNRETLEIHYKGKSIDQVLDMTVEEARAFFSAVPVIARKLETLDEVGLGYVRLGQSATTLSGGEAQRVKLARELSKRDTGNTLYILDEPTTGLHFQDIEQLLAILHRLRDHGNTVVVIEHNLDVIKTADWIIDMGPEGGDGGGQLVCEGTPEVVADHPASHTGRFLRQVLDAAAEPLREARS is encoded by the coding sequence ATGGACACCATCGTCATCCGCGGGGCGCGCACCCACAACCTCAAGAACATCGATCTTGAGTTGCCGCGCGACAAACTGATCGTGATCACCGGGCTATCGGGCTCGGGCAAATCGTCGCTCGCCTTCGATACGATCTATGCGGAGGGCCAGCGCCGTTACGTCGAATCGCTGTCCGCCTACGCGCGCCAGTTCCTGGCCATCATGGAGAAGCCCGACGTCGACCACATCGAGGGCCTCTCCCCGGCGATCTCCATCGAGCAGAAGTCGACCTCGCACAACCCGCGCTCCACCGTGGGCACCATCACCGAGATCTACGACTACCTGCGCCTGCTGTTCGCGCGCGCCGGCGAGCCGCGCTGCCCCCGCCACGACACCGTGCTCGCCGCCCAGACCGTGAGCCAGATGGTGGACGCGACGCTCGCGCTACCCGACGGTGCGCGCCTGGCCCTGCTCGCGCCGCTCATCAGCGACCGCAAGGGCGAGCACCGCGAGGTGCTGGATGAACTACGCGCGCAGGGCTATCTGCGCGCGCGCGTCGACGGGCGCATCGTCGAGTTGGACGGCGCCGAACCGCTGGACCCCAAGCGCAAGCACACCATCGAGGTGGTGGTGGACCGCTTCAAGGTGCGCCCCGACCTCGCCCAGCGTCTGGCCGACTCCTTCGAGACCGCCTTGCACCTTGGCGACGGCCTGGCGCGCGTCGCGTTTCTGGACGAAGCGCAGGACGACCTGGTCTATTCCGCCAAGTTCGCCTGCCCGCTCTGCGGCTTCAGCGTGCCGGAGCTCGAGCCGCGCATGTTCTCGTTCAATAACCCGGCCGGCGCCTGCCCCGAGTGTGACGGCCTCGGCGTCACACAGTTCATCGACCCGGCGCGCGTGGTGGTGCACCCCGACATCGGGCTCGGCGGCGGGGCGATCCGCGGCTGGGATCGACGCAATGCCTATTACTTCCACATCCTCAGCTCGCTCGCGCGCCACTACGGCTTCGACCTCGACACGCCCTGGCAGGAACTGCCCGCGCATCTACAGGAGATCGTGTTGCACGGCAGCGGAGAGGAGCGCATCGCCTTCACCCAGCTCGGCGAGGACGGCAAACCGCAGCGACGCGAGACGCCGTTCGAGGGCGTCATCCCGAACATCGCCCGCCGCCATCGGGAGACCACGTCCATGGTGGTGCGCGAGGAACTCGGCAAGTTCTTCAATCAGCACAGCTGCCCCAGCTGCGGCGGGGCGCGTCTGAACGAGGCGGCACGCCACGTATTCGTGGCCGAGCACACACTGCCCGATCTCACGGCCTTGCCGGTCGGCCGCGCCCAGGCCTTTTTCGCTCAGCTGGAGCTGCCCGGCAGCCGCGGCGCGATCGCGCAGAAGGTGGTCAAGGAGATCGCCCAGCGACTCGATTTCCTGGTGAACGTGGGACTGGACTACCTCACCCTGGAGCGCAGCGCCGATACCCTCTCGGGCGGCGAGGCGCAGCGCATACGCCTGGCCAGCCAGATCGGCGCCGGCCTGGTCGGCGTGATGTACATCCTGGATGAGCCGTCCATCGGACTGCATCAACGGGATAACGAGCGCCTGCTGAACACCCTCACCTATCTGCGCGACCTCGGCAACACCGTGATCGTGGTGGAACACGACGAGGACGCGATCCGCTGCGCCGACTGGGTGGTCGACATCGGTCCCGGCGCGGGCGTACACGGCGGCGAGATCGTGGCGCAGGGCACGCCCGCGCAGATCATGCGCCACCCGAACTCGCTCACCGGGCAGTACCTGTCCGGACGGCGGCGCATCCCGGTTCCCGACCAGCGGCACGCGCCCGATCCGTCCCGCATGCTGTGCATCCGCGGCGCGCGCGGCAACAACCTGAAGGGGACCGACGTCGATATCCCCGTCGGCCTGATGACCGCCGTGACCGGCGTGTCGGGTTCGGGTAAGTCCACGCTGATCAACGACACCTTGTATCGCCATGCGGCGGTCACCCTGAACGGGGCGAGCGAGAATCCCGCGCCTTGCGCCGCCCTCACCGGCCTGCAGCACTTCGACAAGGTGGTCGACATCGACCAAAGCCCGATTGGGCGCACGCCGCGCTCGAATCCGGCCACCTACACCGGGCTGTTCACCCCCATCCGCGAGTTGTTCGCAGGGGTACCCGAATCACGTGCGCGCGGCTACGGGCCGGGCCGCTTCAGCTTCAACGTCAAAGGCGGGCGCTGCGAAGCCTGCCAGGGCGACGGGCTGATCAAGGTCGAGATGCACTTCCTGCCGGATGTCTACGTCGCTTGCGATGTCTGCAAGGGCCGCCGCTACAACCGCGAGACCCTGGAGATTCACTACAAGGGCAAGAGCATCGACCAGGTGCTGGACATGACCGTCGAGGAGGCGCGCGCCTTCTTCTCGGCAGTGCCGGTCATCGCGCGCAAGCTCGAGACTCTGGATGAGGTCGGCCTCGGCTACGTGCGCCTCGGGCAAAGCGCCACCACGCTGTCCGGCGGCGAGGCGCAGCGCGTGAAACTCGCGCGCGAGTTGTCCAAGCGCGACACCGGCAACACGCTCTACATCCTGGATGAGCCGACCACCGGCCTGCATTTCCAAGACATAGAGCAGCTGCTCGCGATCCTGCACCGGCTGCGCGACCACGGCAACACCGTGGTGGTGATTGAACACAATCTCGACGTGATCAAGACCGCCGACTGGATCATCGACATGGGACCTGAAGGCGGCGACGGCGGCGGGCAGTTGGTGTGCGAGGGGACCCCCGAGGTGGTCGCCGACCACCCCGCCTCCCACACCGGCCGGTTCCTGCGCCAAGTGCTGGACGCGGCGGCAGAACCGCTGCGCGAGGCGCGCTCATGA
- a CDS encoding efflux RND transporter periplasmic adaptor subunit, with protein sequence MSRWTITLLGLLWCLAAAHADEQDFTVWEDGLEVFAEHPPLVVGETARLLVHLTLLDGQRPVREGRLTLTLTAPDGTRQQVSADAPAREGIYLPELAPARAGEHELLLELAQPERRHRVAVPVVVYASADAVPAAEEEAEGIAFFKEQQWRMAFATESARREPIAPRLSAPAVVEAAAGRRAELSAPARGTLRAAPGQAWPQPGRRVQAGDALVQIAPLAGAEDVARLQSDAEGARARARLAESEHQRVQGLVREGVIPQRRLQEAEAELATARSALRAAEQRLEAVRGERGGEPLVLRAPLDGVVVASPLAPGQVVEAGAAVATVLDTRRVWLRVQLLAQDLPALSDPQDLRVRRPGSGAWEAPAEARLVYRAAALDAGGILPLVFEVDNRDGWPVGLPLIASLAAGEPVAQVSVPAAAVLDDDGVDVVIVQRGGEDFERRPVRLGGRAAGRVAVLAGLAEGERVVTAGAYAVLLAGRDPSALDHGHAH encoded by the coding sequence ATGAGCCGCTGGACGATAACCCTGTTGGGCCTGCTGTGGTGCCTGGCTGCGGCGCACGCCGACGAGCAGGACTTCACCGTGTGGGAGGACGGCCTGGAGGTGTTCGCCGAACACCCGCCGCTGGTGGTCGGCGAGACGGCGCGTTTGCTGGTGCACCTGACGCTGCTGGACGGGCAGCGCCCGGTCCGGGAGGGGCGGCTGACCCTGACCCTGACCGCCCCGGACGGGACGCGGCAGCAGGTGAGTGCCGACGCCCCCGCGCGCGAGGGCATCTACCTGCCGGAGCTCGCGCCCGCGCGCGCGGGCGAGCATGAGCTGCTGCTGGAGCTGGCGCAGCCCGAACGCCGCCATCGCGTGGCGGTGCCGGTGGTGGTGTACGCGAGCGCCGACGCCGTGCCGGCGGCGGAGGAGGAGGCCGAGGGCATCGCCTTCTTCAAGGAGCAGCAGTGGCGCATGGCTTTCGCGACCGAGAGCGCGCGGCGCGAGCCCATCGCCCCGCGCCTCAGCGCCCCGGCGGTAGTGGAGGCCGCCGCGGGGCGGCGCGCGGAGCTGAGCGCACCGGCGCGCGGCACCTTGCGCGCGGCGCCCGGTCAGGCGTGGCCGCAGCCGGGGCGACGCGTGCAGGCGGGCGACGCGCTGGTGCAGATCGCGCCGCTCGCCGGCGCGGAGGACGTGGCGCGCCTGCAGAGCGACGCGGAAGGCGCGCGGGCGCGCGCCAGGCTAGCTGAGAGCGAACACCAGCGGGTGCAGGGCCTGGTGCGCGAGGGGGTGATCCCGCAGCGGCGCCTGCAAGAGGCCGAGGCCGAGCTCGCCACCGCACGCAGCGCGCTGCGCGCGGCCGAGCAGCGGCTGGAGGCGGTGCGCGGCGAGCGCGGCGGCGAGCCGCTGGTGCTGCGTGCGCCGCTGGACGGCGTGGTGGTGGCGAGCCCGCTCGCACCGGGGCAGGTGGTGGAGGCGGGGGCGGCCGTTGCGACCGTGCTCGACACGCGCCGCGTCTGGCTGCGCGTGCAGCTGCTCGCGCAGGATCTGCCCGCGCTGAGCGATCCGCAGGACCTGCGCGTGCGCCGCCCCGGCAGCGGGGCCTGGGAGGCGCCGGCGGAGGCGCGGCTGGTGTATCGCGCCGCGGCGCTGGACGCGGGCGGAATCCTGCCGCTGGTGTTCGAGGTGGACAACCGGGACGGCTGGCCGGTGGGCCTGCCGCTGATCGCGAGCCTGGCCGCGGGCGAGCCGGTGGCGCAGGTCAGCGTGCCGGCCGCCGCGGTGCTGGACGACGACGGCGTGGACGTGGTGATCGTGCAGCGCGGCGGCGAGGACTTCGAGCGGCGGCCGGTGCGCCTGGGGGGGCGCGCGGCGGGGCGGGTCGCGGTGCTCGCCGGGCTGGCCGAGGGTGAGCGCGTGGTGACCGCGGGTGCCTACGCCGTGTTGCTCGCGGGGCGCGACCCGAGCGCCCTCGATCACGGCCACGCGCATTAG